The nucleotide sequence AATCATTGACTTCATTGCGAGGCGTCGACTAGATACAACTCGGGGAAAGTTTCGCGGGCCGGCGTTCGCCAGGTCCAATAGGGGGGCTCGTAGCGATCGCCGGTGGTGCGCTTCCGGTGGACGACGGCTGTGTTAGTAATTTGGGGCTGCGGTTAGCGGGTGGTCGCTCGCCGGCGCCTCATTTCTTGGAAGGTTATCGATGCAATCGCGTTCGAAGCGCGCCGTGCGCGTGCGCCCTCGCCGCCGCATGAGCCAGCGACACATTGAAGCTTTGGAGCGGCGCCTGACGCCGGCCGCCGCTCCCGTGATTCTCAGTGAGTTCATGGCGGACAACCGCACGATTCTCGCCGACAAGGACGGTGCATATTCCGATTGGATTGAACTCGAGAACATCAGCACGAGCCCAGTGAACCTCGACGGCTGGGGACTCACCGACGATGCGGCCGATCCGTCTAAATGGGAGTTGCCAGCCGTTACGCTCGCCGCCGGCGCGAACTTGATTGTGTTCGCCTCGGGCAAGGATCAGGCGGTGGCTGGCGCGGAGCTGCACGCGAATTTTCAGTTAGATGCCACCGGTGAATACCTGGCGCTGACCCTGCCAGCGAGCGACGAGACCGCGACCGAGTTTGCGCCTGAGTATCCTTCGCAGCTTGCCGACGTCTCGTTCGGTGCGCTCGCTCAATCGGCCGAACCGGTCCCGTTTGTCGATGCCTTGACGCCGGCCCATTTCACACCCGGCGCGGAATCATTGGGACTGAATTGGACGACGACAAACTACGACGACTCCGCTTGGATTTCTGGCCCGCAGGGGGTTGGCTACGCGACCGCGCAGCAAGGTCCGTTGGTAACTTCGGTCGTGGAGACCGGCGGTTTGGCCGGCGTGCGCGCTGGACGACTTTCACCGAATCCGTTTGGCGAGGATCAATTCGCCTACGTCGATCGCGGGCATGAACACAATGGTGCAGCGTACAACTCGGCGACGGGGAATCTTTCGACGGTCGGCAACGCTCCCGTGCCCATGCCGGACTACCTGGCCGGCGAGGCGTATGTCGAGTTGGCGAACGACAACCGTTCCGCGGCCAACTATCAATTGACGATCAATACGTCGCGCCCGGCGACGGCCTACCTGTTACTGGATAATCGACTCAACGGTCCCGCCGCGGCCGCGAGCGACTCGAGTCTTGATCCGCCCGAGTTGGGCGGCACGCTGCAGTGGGTGATTGACGACGGTTGGCAAATGGTCAACACCGGGCTATTCCCTGGCGGGAAGCCGGACTTCACGGGCGTTGATGAAGGGGGCAGCGCCGGCGCCTCGGTGGATGACCGAACTCCCCCCGGCACCATCGGGACCGGCGTGGGCGTCAATCAGTTTTATACGGTCTATCGGCGAGAGGTCGTAAATAACGCGATCACGCTGCATCAACAGGCCATCGACATTTCGAATATGTACACCGTGGTCGTGGCTGAACAGGACGAGGTCTCGCTGGCACCTGCCGTCGGACTGAACGTCGACGCGCAACTCCGTGATCAGAATGCCTCGGGCTACGTGCGGCTGCCGTTCGCCTTCGACGGAATTCCAGCCATGGAATCGCTGACGTTGTCGATGCGCTACGACGCCGGCTTCGTGGCCTATTTGAATGGCTCCGAAATTGCCCGCCGCAATGCGCCTGCCGGCGTGCAGTGGGATTCCACCGCCACGGAAGAACGCCTGAACGCCACGGCCATCGCGTACGAAGAGATCGATGTCACGGACTTTGCGCAGCTGCTATTGGATCAAGACACCAATGTGTTGGCGATCCACGGGCTGAACTCGTCGGCCGGCGATGCGGACTTTTTGATCGACGCGAGACTAACGGCCACTTTGGGTACAACGCTGGTTGAGCAATACTTCACGACCCCCACGCCTGGCGCCGCGAATCAGCCGGGCTCACTGGGGTTCGTCGAGGACACCAAGTTCAGCGTCGATCGCGGATTTTTCAGTGAACCCTTCGTACTGGAGATCAGCACGGCGACGAGCGGCGCCGAGATTCGTTTCACGACCGACGGCGATCCGCCCACCGCGACGACAGGGATCGTTTACTCCGGACCAATTCCCATCACCAACACCACCACGCTCCGCGCCGCGGCGTTCAAGCCTGGATATGTCTCGACGAACATTGATACGCAGACCTACTTGTTCCTTGATTCGGTGTTGCAACAGAACGGCGTGGGCCTGCCGAACTATGCGAATTGGGGGCACGCCGGGCCTGACTGGGTTGTCGATCCTGATATCGTGAATCATGCAGATGCCAACAATCGGCTCTCGACGAGCGACTTGCGAACCGTGCCGACCGTCTCGCTGGTGATGCCGTGGCTGGACTGGTTCGCCGGCGCGCGTGACGGATCCGGCATCTACATTCAAGGCACCGGCGTCGAGAAGGCCGCGAGCGTGGAATGGATTTTGCCGAGCGGCGAGAGCGCCTTCCAGATCGACGCCGCAGTGCAGATTCAAGGCGGCAGCAGCGCCGATCGCTGGAAATCCGACAAACTGTCGATGCGGCTCAAGTTCAAGGAGCCGTACGGCCCCACGAAACTTGACTATCCGGTCTTTAAAGGGGCCGTTGATTCGTTCGACACGTTGATCCTCGATTCCGTGTTGAACTACTCCTGGGTGCATTCGCAAGACTCCAATCAACGCGCCGCCGCGAAGTACGTTCAGGATCAGTTTGTCGCCGATTTGCAAAACGCCATGGGCGGCCATGGGCCGCACGGCCGGGCCGTGCAGGTCTACATTAATGGGCTCTATTGGGGCATGTACATGGCCCATGAGCGGCCCGATGAAACCTTCGCTTCCGACTACTTGGGCGGCGACAAAGATGATTACGACGTCATGAAGCACCGCCCGTCGACGCCGGTGAACGGTACGACGGCCAACTACGCCGAGTTGCTCAATCTGGCGCGGCAGACGCTCACCGTCGAACAGAACTATCAGAATCTTGCGGCGAAGTTGGATCTCAGCGACTTCGCCGACTACATGTTGCTGAACTTTTACGTTGGCAACACGGACTGGGCGCACCAGAACTGGTACGCTTCGTACAATCGCGTCGCCACCGTCGGTAAATGGCGCTTTCACAGTTGGGACGCGGAGCATGTGCTCAAGACGCCGAACGAGAATGTGCTCGCACGCAATGATACGGGCGGGCCAACGGAGATCCATCAGCGATTGTTGTCCAACCCTGAGTACCGCGTGCTGTTTGGCGACCGGGCGCGCGTGCATCTGTTCAATGGTGGCGCGCTGACTTCCGCCAACACGTTGGCGTTGTACCAGGCTCGTATGAGCGAAGTCGATCGCGCCATCGTTGGCGAGTCGGCGCGTTGGGGCGATAACAGCGACGCTTCGCCCCGTACACGGGCTCAATGGCTCGCCACGCAAACGCAATTGGTCAACAACTATTTCCCGGCGCGCACCAATAACGTCCTGAATCAGCTGCGCAGCGCCGGGCTGTACGCAACGGTCGATGCGCCGAACTTCAGCCAGCATGGCGGCGTAGTGGCGCCCGGTTTCCCGTTGTCCATGACTGGACCTGCCGGCGCGACGATCTACTACACCCTTGACGGTTCCGACCCGCGCTTGCCGGGCGGCCCGGTGAATATCGCGAGCGCCGTGGTCTATGCCGGCCCAGTTCCGCTTCAATTGACCGGCGCTGTAAAGGCCCGCTCTTTCTTGAACGGGCAGTGGAGTTCGCTGAACGAGGCCACGTTCGTCGTCGGTCAGCCAACTCTGGCAATTGTCGAGTTGAACTATCATCCGCATCCGGCGGGCGCGGGAGAGCCGGCCGTGGATGACGGAGAGTTCGAGTTTGTCGAGTTGATGAACACCGGTAACTTGCCGGTGAGCTTGTACGGGGTCCAGCTCACGGGCGTGGAGTTCAACTTCGGTCCGGACGCCTCGGCGCAACTCGCGTCGGGCGCGCGAGCGGTGCTGGTCAAGAATCCAACCGCGTTCACCGCGCGCTACGGCGATGGAATGGCCATCGCTGGCACGTTCGTCGGTTCCTTGAGCAACAGCGGGGAGACGCTCGAGATTCTTGACGCGCTCGACGGCGTCGTGCAGTCGTTGGAATACGACGACGGGGGAGATTGGCCAGGGCGTCCCGACGGCGACGGCAGCTCGTTGGAAGTTATCAATCCGCTCGACGACTTAAGCGATCCAGCGAACTGGCGCCCGAGCAGCGAGTTCGGCGGCACGCCCGGGTCGGAAGGCGCAGGGCGGCGACAAGACGTGGTCGTCAACGAGATTCTCACACGGGGAGCGAACGGTGCGCTTGACGCGATCGAGCTCTACAACACGACGAATCAGCCGATCGACGTTGGCGGATGGCTGCTGAGCGATTCCAAGTCCGACTATGCCAAGTTCGTCATTCCTGACGGGACCGTTCTACCGGCAAGCGGTTACCGCGTGTTCGACGAGGATGACTTCAACCCCACGCCCGGTATCGGTCTGAGCTTCGCGCTCGATGGCTTGCACGGCGAAG is from Planctomycetia bacterium and encodes:
- a CDS encoding lamin tail domain-containing protein, which translates into the protein MQSRSKRAVRVRPRRRMSQRHIEALERRLTPAAAPVILSEFMADNRTILADKDGAYSDWIELENISTSPVNLDGWGLTDDAADPSKWELPAVTLAAGANLIVFASGKDQAVAGAELHANFQLDATGEYLALTLPASDETATEFAPEYPSQLADVSFGALAQSAEPVPFVDALTPAHFTPGAESLGLNWTTTNYDDSAWISGPQGVGYATAQQGPLVTSVVETGGLAGVRAGRLSPNPFGEDQFAYVDRGHEHNGAAYNSATGNLSTVGNAPVPMPDYLAGEAYVELANDNRSAANYQLTINTSRPATAYLLLDNRLNGPAAAASDSSLDPPELGGTLQWVIDDGWQMVNTGLFPGGKPDFTGVDEGGSAGASVDDRTPPGTIGTGVGVNQFYTVYRREVVNNAITLHQQAIDISNMYTVVVAEQDEVSLAPAVGLNVDAQLRDQNASGYVRLPFAFDGIPAMESLTLSMRYDAGFVAYLNGSEIARRNAPAGVQWDSTATEERLNATAIAYEEIDVTDFAQLLLDQDTNVLAIHGLNSSAGDADFLIDARLTATLGTTLVEQYFTTPTPGAANQPGSLGFVEDTKFSVDRGFFSEPFVLEISTATSGAEIRFTTDGDPPTATTGIVYSGPIPITNTTTLRAAAFKPGYVSTNIDTQTYLFLDSVLQQNGVGLPNYANWGHAGPDWVVDPDIVNHADANNRLSTSDLRTVPTVSLVMPWLDWFAGARDGSGIYIQGTGVEKAASVEWILPSGESAFQIDAAVQIQGGSSADRWKSDKLSMRLKFKEPYGPTKLDYPVFKGAVDSFDTLILDSVLNYSWVHSQDSNQRAAAKYVQDQFVADLQNAMGGHGPHGRAVQVYINGLYWGMYMAHERPDETFASDYLGGDKDDYDVMKHRPSTPVNGTTANYAELLNLARQTLTVEQNYQNLAAKLDLSDFADYMLLNFYVGNTDWAHQNWYASYNRVATVGKWRFHSWDAEHVLKTPNENVLARNDTGGPTEIHQRLLSNPEYRVLFGDRARVHLFNGGALTSANTLALYQARMSEVDRAIVGESARWGDNSDASPRTRAQWLATQTQLVNNYFPARTNNVLNQLRSAGLYATVDAPNFSQHGGVVAPGFPLSMTGPAGATIYYTLDGSDPRLPGGPVNIASAVVYAGPVPLQLTGAVKARSFLNGQWSSLNEATFVVGQPTLAIVELNYHPHPAGAGEPAVDDGEFEFVELMNTGNLPVSLYGVQLTGVEFNFGPDASAQLASGARAVLVKNPTAFTARYGDGMAIAGTFVGSLSNSGETLEILDALDGVVQSLEYDDGGDWPGRPDGDGSSLEVINPLDDLSDPANWRPSSEFGGTPGSEGAGRRQDVVVNEILTRGANGALDAIELYNTTNQPIDVGGWLLSDSKSDYAKFVIPDGTVLPASGYRVFDEDDFNPTPGIGLSFALDGLHGEDVWLLAGDDGRPAQFVDHVEFPATPNGVSLGRWPDSAGLLFPMTANSLGQANVGPVIGDLVFSEIMYDPTLAADDEALEFVEIYNRGNTAVDLTGWTLAGGVDYVFRGGSLPAGAALTIVGFAPVELLAAASFRSKYGIGDSVPLLGPFVGRLNNGGELLQLLRPDVPSPAEPDFTPIVLVDQVEYDDDAPWPDGPNGNGPSLHRATADAFGGRFESWVAAAPTPGSTDFVATVPGDTNGDGAVNVVDLNNVRNYFGATGQGVLGDTNGDARVDVADLNAVRNNFGAGAPSPTQSQTSRRLNLLKIPQKTTVLKVDPETTDAVFAITGGDHQEWVWHARRQPARRMRST